A window of Pseudoalteromonas sp. MEBiC 03607 genomic DNA:
TAAAATACGCGGTTGAGCATTCGCTATTTTGTATTGGCCAAGCATTCGATGGTTTCTTTAAGAACTTCTCTAACCCTGTGGTCAATTTCTTATTAAAACGCATTGTGTTCCCTGTGGGAAATCATTATCACCGTCCTAGTGATGATATTGCTCAGACTATTTGTGAGCATATGAGTAAACCAGGCGTCTTCAGAGACAGACTCACACACCTTTGTTATGTTGATGAAAATGCAGGCACCGGGGTAATGGAAAATGCGTTTATCGCGATGATTGATACCCATGAAGATTTTAAACAATTACGCAAATGGCAAAAAGAAGGCACGATTGGTCGTCACTTAGAATTGGAAGATGCGATAGCTGCTGCTGCAGATAAAAACCTCATAAACGAAACCGTAGCTACACGAATGAATGAGGCGAACTCGCTTCGCAAGCAGGCAATAGCAGTAGATAACTTTGCGCCTGGGGAGTTGTAGTATAGTAGATATCAATGAAAGCCTTGCTAGTGTAAGGCTTTCATTTTCATACTCTTAGTGAAGACCATTACGTATAATGTTTTCTGCTTCACTGACCGGCATAGGGCGGGCCTTGAGAAAACCTTGGCCAAACTTACACTGAGTTTGTTTTAAAATAGCAAGTTGCTGATTCGTTTCAATACCCTCGGCTACAACATCTAATTGTAGAGATTGTGCTAAGGATAAAATCGCATCTACTAATGGGTTTTGTCCTTTACTTAAGTGATCAATGAAGCTTTTATCTATTTTTAAAATGTGGATTGGTAGTTGATGCAAATACCCAAGTGCAGAATAACCAGTGCCAAAGTCATCTAGACATAATTTAACTTCTAGCGGCGATAATCCCTCAATAATTTTAGTCGCAAGCTCTAAATTTCCAATCAAGCCAGACTCTGTGATCTCAATGCAAAGCGAGCCTAAAGGTAATTGATGCTTTGCGTATAATGCGTGTATTTGCGAAACAAAGTCTAAACTTGCAAAGTGTCGTGAGGAAACATTAACAGTGACTCTACCAAATGATAGGCCTTGTTTTGTCCAATTGGCTATTTGTTGCGCAGCTAAATCTAGAAGATGTAAATCTAGATTGATTATTTGACCAGTATCTTCTGCAACAGGAATAAAGTCGGCAGGAGAGACAAAACCTTTGGTTGGATGATGCCAGCGAACAAGTGCCTCAAAACCAACAACCTGTGTATCTTGAATTGTGAATATGGGCTGGTAATAAAGCTCAAACTCATTATGCTCAATGCCATGTTGTAAGTCGTTTTCAATGTCGGCATGATTTTTTAACTTTTTGCGCATGGTATTGTTAAATAACTTAACTTGCCCACGGCCTGACGACTTGGCTTCATACATAGCTGCATCAGCATGTTGCAAAAGTTTATAAGCCTTGTCATTTGTGCTTTCACAGAATGCTACGCCAATACTGGTTGATGCTTGTAATAAATGACCATCAATATTCAGTGGTTTTGCTAAAGCTGCCTTAATACGCTCAAGAGCATCTTGAACTTGTTGTTTATCGGTAATGTTTTCCATGAAAATGGCAAATTCATCTCCACCTAATCTAGCAAATGTATCTGTATTTCGGATCGTACCTTGTATGAGCTCGCAGATTTTTACTAAAAAATGATCTCCCACTTCATGGCCGAGTGAGTCATTGATGCTCTTAAAACGATCAAAGTCTAAATAGAGTAGAGCATGGTGTGTGCCTTTATTTGCGCGTGCTAAGCGCAAAATACCATGTTTTATTCGTTCGATGAGGAGCGATCTATTTGCCAGTCCGGTAAGTTCGTCATGTAATGCACGGTGTTCTAGCTCCTGACGTGATAACTGCCTGTCGATTGCCATACTGATTTGGCGGCTGACATAAGTAAGTAATGCACGGTCATGTTCATTATAGTGGTAGTGTTTACTGTAACTTTGAACTGCAATGACTCCACTTATTCGATCATTTACTTTAAATGGCACACCAAGCCAAGACTCTGCTTGTCGACCAACCATTTTAAAATGACCCGCATCAATATGTTGTTGAAACGCCTCTTTATTAAACAACAGTGATTTATCGATTTTTAAAAGGTAGTAAGAGGCCGTATCTTTTAAGAGTTCTTTAGAAATTTTAGTATGTGCATTAGAACGGACACCTTCTTCGATAATATAAACTAAA
This region includes:
- a CDS encoding EAL domain-containing protein; this translates as MSKNLDTAFALEVKTDQLHIINQFSSSLMQLDTVEELLEYVTSQVVSRLGFIECVIFLVDDESRTLREVASMGTTLADDTYHIVRTEISFEQGITGYVASTGKPLMIGDVTKDERYIADARPALSELCVPLVYKEKVLGVIDCEHPQKNYFNDAHLEILSTVAHLLSAKLNQVRTVENLQQTVKQLNDAQKLENCMLQIANLTYQSSELDSFFESLHSIITSLLRADNFFIGLYDKQSDVLDLVYIIEEGVRSNAHTKISKELLKDTASYYLLKIDKSLLFNKEAFQQHIDAGHFKMVGRQAESWLGVPFKVNDRISGVIAVQSYSKHYHYNEHDRALLTYVSRQISMAIDRQLSRQELEHRALHDELTGLANRSLLIERIKHGILRLARANKGTHHALLYLDFDRFKSINDSLGHEVGDHFLVKICELIQGTIRNTDTFARLGGDEFAIFMENITDKQQVQDALERIKAALAKPLNIDGHLLQASTSIGVAFCESTNDKAYKLLQHADAAMYEAKSSGRGQVKLFNNTMRKKLKNHADIENDLQHGIEHNEFELYYQPIFTIQDTQVVGFEALVRWHHPTKGFVSPADFIPVAEDTGQIINLDLHLLDLAAQQIANWTKQGLSFGRVTVNVSSRHFASLDFVSQIHALYAKHQLPLGSLCIEITESGLIGNLELATKIIEGLSPLEVKLCLDDFGTGYSALGYLHQLPIHILKIDKSFIDHLSKGQNPLVDAILSLAQSLQLDVVAEGIETNQQLAILKQTQCKFGQGFLKARPMPVSEAENIIRNGLH